From the Lampris incognitus isolate fLamInc1 chromosome 6, fLamInc1.hap2, whole genome shotgun sequence genome, one window contains:
- the ftsj1 gene encoding putative tRNA (cytidine(32)/guanosine(34)-2'-O)-methyltransferase: protein MGRSSKDKRDIYYRLAKEEGWRARSAFKLLQLDEEFGLFKGVKRAVDLCAAPGSWSQVLSRKLRVKISDGDGGSEEVRSEEVKIVAVDLQAMAPLPGVTQIQGDITKISTAQEIIRHFEGQPADLVVCDGAPDVTGLHDVDEYIQAQLLLAALNITTHVLKPGGTFIAKIFRGKDVTLLYSQLKIFFSGVTCAKPRSSRNSSIEAFVVCLNYSPPEGYVPNMSNPLLDHSYDVDFNQLEGPNRIIVPFLACGDLSAFDSDRTYPLKLDASREYQYTPPTQPPICPPYQQACHLRKNNLLAKEGSPSLPLDQALSSMQLSSQEQQSAPDTKQS, encoded by the exons ATGGGACGCTCCTCCAAAGACAAGCGGGACATCTACTACCGTCTAGCTAAGGAGGAGGGCTGGAGAGCAAGGAGTGCCTTCAAACTGCTGCAGCTggatgaggagtttggcctttttAAAG GAGTGAAGAGAGCAGTGGACCTTTGCGCGGCACCAGGGAGCTGGAGTCAGGTCCTCAGTCGTAAACTCAG AGTAAAGATTAGTGATGGAGATGGTGGGAGTGAGGAGGTGAGGAGTGAAGAAGTGAAGATTGTGGCGGTGGATCTCCAGGCCATGGCTCCTCTTCCAGGAGTGACACAGATCCAGGGAGACATCACCAAA ATTTCAACAGCACAAGAGATAATAAGGCACTTTGAGGGCCAGCCAGCAGATCTTGTTGTGTGTGATGGAGCACCAGATG TGACCGGGCTCCATGATGTGGATGAGTACATCCAGGCTCAGCTTCTACTGGCT GCACTGAATATTACCACACATGTTCTGAAACCTGGAGGAACTTTTATTGCCAAG ATTTTCCGGGGGAAGGACGTGACCCTCCTGTACTCTCAACTCAAGATCTTCTTCAGTGGTGTGACCTGTGCCAAACCACGGAGCAGCAGGAACTCCAGTATTG AAGCCTTTGTGGTGTGTCTGAATTACTCTCCTCCAGAAGGTTATGTTCCCAACATGTCCAATCCTCTTTTGGATCACTCGTATG ATGTCGATTTCAACCAGTTAGAGGGACCTAATCGAATAATCGTTCCTTTCCTTGCCTGTGGGGACCTAAGTGCTTTCGACTCAGACCGAACTTACCCACTAAAG CTGGATGCCAGTAGGGAGTACCAGTATACACCCCCCACACAGCCGCCAATATGTCCGCCATACCAACAGGCCTGTCACCTTCGTAAGAATAATCTGTTGGCTAAAGAAGGCTCTCCTTCCCTCCCATTGGATCAGGCCCTGTCCTCTATGCAGCTGTCAAGCCAGGAGCAGCAAAGTGCACCAGACACAAAACAGTCTTGA